From a single Plasmodium yoelii strain 17X genome assembly, chromosome: 9 genomic region:
- a CDS encoding glyoxalase I, putative — protein MEDKKGLILGKKYNVTWQQTMLRINNPKETVEFYEKNFGMINIHTYHFNEYNFSLYFMITPPYDEDERKKLPKPNTKESEEYLWNLNTVCLELTHNHNSNETLSNGNNENDKGFGHIAFNCENVTEFCDYLFKKKNVKFHKLPHETKMKTIGFALDPNNYWIEIVKRSSEVKWKNNKNITNFSQTMIRVKDPKKSLYFYIHILGMKLIYTKHTDYSLYFLKSSYDNNDNNSLNYQNSENSDYNFDLLKNSFQSNENYENFKSSWEPVLELTHNHGTENDENFAYHNGNTEPRGFGHIGFLVDDLQSYCKELESLNIPFKKKINEGLMNNIAFIYDPDNYLIELVQRGTSFDPK, from the coding sequence ATGGAAGACAAAAAAGGATTAATACTAGGAAAAAAGTATAACGTGACATGGCAACAAACTATGTTACGCATTAATAACCCCAAAGAAACTGTAGagttttatgaaaaaaattttggCATGATAAATATTCACACATAtcattttaatgaatataatttttctttatattttatgataacACCTCCATATGATGAAgatgaaagaaaaaaactCCCAAAACCTAATACAAAAGAATCAGAAGAATATTTATGgaacttaaatactgtatgTTTAGAACTAACACATAATCATAATAGTAATGAAACCTTAAGTAATggaaataatgaaaatgataaagggTTTGGTcatattgcatttaattgTGAAAATGTAACTGAATTTTGCGATTacctttttaaaaaaaaaaatgtgaaatttCATAAATTACCGCATGAGACAAAAATGAAAACTATTGGATTTGCATTAGATCCAAATAATTACTGGATAGAAATAGTAAAACGTTCAAGTGAagtaaaatggaaaaataataaaaatattaccaATTTTTCTCAGACTATGATAAGAGTTAAAGATCCAAAGAAAagtctatatttttatatacatatattaggtatgaaattaatatatacaaaacatACAGattattcattatatttcTTAAAATCAAGCTacgataataatgataataactCATTAAATTACCAAAATTCAGAAAACAGTGACTACAATTTTGATTTATTGAAAAATTCATTTCAatcaaatgaaaattatgagAATTTTAAAAGTTCATGGGAACCAGTTTTAGAATTAACTCATAATCATGGGacagaaaatgatgaaaattttgcatatcataatggGAATACAGAACCAAGAGGGTTTGGTCATATAGGATTTTTAGTGGACGATTTACAAAGTTATTGCAAAGAATTAGAGAGTTTAAATATtccttttaaaaaaaaaattaacgaAGGTTTGATGAACAATATTGCTTTTATTTATGATCCTGATAACTATTTAATTGAACTTGTACAAAGAGGCACATCATTTGATCCAAAGTAG